The proteins below are encoded in one region of bacterium:
- the msrP gene encoding protein-methionine-sulfoxide reductase catalytic subunit MsrP produces MRSFRPTPIPSSEITAEGVFLRRRAFLQAAAGTAVGLGLPGCFDAEPAQARPNGGPALKPLSGVIPGPKELQAEDPPTAYKDATSYNNFYEFGTDKSDPAARAGSLRPRPWSVAIEGEVGRPGVVDLDDLLRPQALEDRIYRLRCVEAWSMVIPWVGIPLAAVLKRLGPTSKAKYVAFETLVDPEQMPGQRRSNLDWPYREGLRIDEAMHPLTLLAVGMYGKVLPNQNGAPLRLVVPWKYGFKSIKSIVKIRLSEKQPRTTWQMENAREYGFFANVNPEVSHPRWSQARERRIGEWGKRPTLMLNGYAEQVESLYRGMDLRKFY; encoded by the coding sequence ATGAGGAGCTTTCGCCCCACCCCGATTCCGTCCTCGGAAATCACTGCCGAGGGCGTCTTCTTGCGCCGGCGGGCGTTTCTCCAGGCGGCTGCCGGAACCGCGGTCGGATTGGGCTTGCCCGGCTGTTTCGATGCGGAGCCGGCGCAGGCACGCCCGAACGGGGGGCCCGCTCTGAAGCCACTGTCAGGTGTCATTCCGGGCCCGAAGGAGCTGCAGGCCGAGGATCCGCCGACCGCTTACAAGGATGCGACCTCCTACAACAACTTCTACGAGTTCGGCACCGACAAATCCGATCCAGCCGCCCGTGCGGGGAGCCTGCGCCCAAGGCCCTGGTCCGTGGCGATCGAGGGTGAGGTTGGCCGGCCCGGCGTCGTCGATCTCGATGACCTGTTGCGGCCTCAAGCCCTCGAAGATCGGATCTATCGCCTGCGCTGCGTCGAGGCCTGGTCCATGGTGATCCCGTGGGTCGGGATTCCGTTGGCGGCCGTGCTGAAACGTCTCGGTCCCACCTCGAAGGCGAAGTACGTCGCCTTCGAAACCCTCGTCGACCCGGAACAGATGCCCGGGCAACGTCGCAGCAACCTGGATTGGCCCTACCGAGAGGGCCTGCGCATCGACGAAGCCATGCATCCCCTCACTCTTCTCGCCGTGGGCATGTACGGAAAGGTCCTGCCCAACCAGAACGGCGCGCCCCTGCGGCTGGTCGTGCCGTGGAAGTACGGTTTCAAGTCGATCAAATCCATCGTGAAGATTCGCCTGTCAGAAAAGCAGCCCCGCACCACCTGGCAGATGGAAAACGCGCGCGAGTACGGTTTCTTCGCCAACGTGAACCCCGAGGTCTCCCACCCGCGCTGGAGCCAAGCTCGGGAGCGGCGGATTGGCGAGTGGGGAAAGCGGCCTACCTTGATGTTGAACGGCTACGCGGAGCAGGTGGAATCTCTCTACCGCGGCATGGACCTTCGCAAGTTCTACTGA
- a CDS encoding sulfoxide reductase heme-binding subunit YedZ encodes MTHETGEWALRCLLLCLAVTPARRWLGWSSLAPYRRSFGLLAATYAICHFLVFLVFDLGLDLTFLTEEILERPYISIGFATLLCLLPLAITSTRGWQRRLGRRWIRLHRLTYLAGGLAVLHFLWLAKADLAAPLAYAGVLGLLLGLRWLPQRPKMPAKAGS; translated from the coding sequence ATGACGCACGAGACCGGTGAGTGGGCCTTGCGCTGTCTCCTGCTTTGCCTTGCGGTGACGCCGGCCCGCCGCTGGCTCGGTTGGTCTTCACTTGCACCGTATCGGCGCAGTTTCGGACTTCTTGCCGCCACGTATGCGATCTGCCATTTCCTCGTGTTCCTGGTGTTCGACCTCGGGCTCGATCTGACGTTCCTGACAGAGGAAATTCTCGAGCGGCCCTACATCAGCATTGGCTTCGCGACCCTGCTCTGCCTGCTGCCTCTCGCGATCACCTCCACCCGGGGCTGGCAGCGCCGGCTCGGGCGGCGCTGGATCCGCCTCCACCGGCTGACCTACCTGGCGGGTGGGCTGGCCGTGCTGCATTTCCTCTGGCTCGCGAAGGCGGATCTGGCGGCCCCCCTGGCCTACGCAGGCGTTCTGGGGCTTCTTCTCGGCCTGCGCTGGCTCCCCCAGCGTCCGAAAATGCCAGCGAAAGCCGGTTCCTGA
- a CDS encoding DoxX family protein, protein MDFLRPHADKIYAAMRILTGLLFVQHGLQKIFGLFGGAPEGAPGFIVYGAGAIELVGGALVAIGWFTGPAAFISSGTMAFAYFLGHVAQKGSLLPILNGGDLPILYCWIFLLIAARGAGIWSVDGAGTASAD, encoded by the coding sequence ATGGACTTCCTTCGACCCCACGCCGACAAGATCTACGCCGCGATGCGCATTCTCACGGGCCTCTTGTTCGTCCAACACGGCCTGCAGAAGATCTTCGGCCTGTTCGGCGGCGCGCCGGAGGGAGCGCCGGGCTTCATCGTGTACGGCGCTGGCGCCATCGAACTGGTTGGCGGCGCCCTCGTCGCGATCGGATGGTTCACCGGGCCGGCCGCGTTCATTTCGAGCGGCACCATGGCCTTCGCCTACTTCCTCGGACACGTCGCCCAGAAGGGAAGCCTCCTGCCGATCCTGAACGGCGGCGACCTCCCCATCCTCTACTGCTGGATCTTCCTGCTGATCGCCGCCAGGGGCGCCGGCATCTGGAGTGTCGACGGCGCTGGAACAGCTTCCGCCGACTAG
- a CDS encoding M48 family metalloprotease, with amino-acid sequence MHRFRRVALLLVVMVYCACAINPVTGERQVIFMSPERETELGRQEAAKVQEQIGLVKMPGLTGYVSALGDRLARHSPRKDVEYHFAIADMAEPNAFALPGGWIYVSRGLLAITGSEAELAGVIGHEIGHVAARHSASRESRQIGVGLLTLLGAVAAGAAGGAGAAESVAQLGQVAGAGLIATYGRDQERQADQVGQQIAARAGYDPAGISAFLATLDRDSVLRAGGKRRQGSFFDSHPVTDERVRDTTARAQELVAANVAPIVRDQAGFLSRLEGLLVGADPSQGVFQGEIFLHPNFGFSLRFPRGWRTRNGRDVVVAIAPDKDRAVTLEGGPAVADPTEVAQAFAKKAGVVLENGRRTKIGGLPAYRAVASMQGQNGAQQLHFTWIAHRKATFRITGIAGPRASDAELSELVKVGASFRPLSPGERNGIKERRLHITGARSGETLREFGQRTGNAWSVAETAVANGLPEDARLGPGQRLKIVRASTYNPSSR; translated from the coding sequence ATGCATCGTTTCCGGCGGGTCGCGCTGCTCCTGGTGGTGATGGTCTACTGCGCGTGTGCCATCAATCCGGTGACGGGCGAGCGCCAGGTGATCTTCATGTCACCCGAGCGCGAAACCGAGCTGGGCCGCCAGGAGGCCGCGAAGGTCCAGGAACAGATCGGCCTGGTGAAGATGCCGGGGCTCACCGGCTACGTCTCGGCACTCGGCGATCGCCTGGCACGCCACTCTCCGCGCAAGGACGTCGAGTACCACTTCGCCATCGCCGACATGGCGGAGCCCAACGCCTTCGCCTTGCCGGGTGGATGGATCTACGTCTCCCGCGGCCTGCTCGCGATCACGGGTAGCGAGGCCGAACTCGCTGGAGTGATCGGCCACGAGATCGGCCATGTCGCCGCCCGGCACTCGGCCAGTCGGGAGAGCCGGCAGATCGGTGTGGGCCTGCTTACCTTGCTAGGCGCCGTGGCAGCCGGAGCGGCAGGTGGTGCAGGCGCCGCAGAGAGTGTGGCGCAGCTCGGTCAGGTGGCCGGCGCCGGCTTGATCGCGACCTACGGGCGGGATCAGGAGCGTCAAGCCGATCAGGTCGGCCAGCAGATTGCGGCCCGCGCTGGCTACGACCCGGCCGGCATCTCGGCTTTCCTCGCGACCCTCGATCGCGATTCCGTGTTGCGAGCGGGCGGCAAGCGCCGGCAGGGAAGCTTCTTCGATTCCCATCCGGTGACCGACGAGCGGGTGCGCGATACGACGGCTCGAGCGCAAGAACTCGTGGCGGCCAATGTGGCGCCGATCGTCCGGGATCAGGCGGGATTCCTGTCGCGGCTGGAGGGGTTGCTCGTCGGCGCGGATCCGAGCCAGGGCGTCTTCCAGGGCGAGATCTTCCTGCATCCGAACTTCGGTTTCTCTCTGCGATTTCCCAGGGGTTGGCGTACACGGAATGGCCGTGACGTGGTCGTTGCCATTGCGCCCGACAAGGATCGCGCCGTCACGTTGGAAGGTGGTCCCGCGGTTGCCGACCCGACCGAAGTTGCACAGGCGTTCGCCAAGAAGGCGGGTGTGGTGCTGGAGAATGGGCGACGCACGAAGATCGGAGGGCTCCCGGCCTATCGTGCGGTGGCCAGTATGCAGGGCCAGAACGGTGCCCAGCAGCTCCACTTCACATGGATCGCCCATCGCAAGGCAACGTTTCGGATCACGGGGATCGCCGGTCCGCGCGCGTCCGATGCCGAGTTGAGCGAACTCGTGAAGGTCGGTGCGAGCTTTCGCCCGCTTTCGCCCGGCGAGCGAAATGGCATCAAGGAGAGGCGCCTGCACATCACCGGAGCGCGAAGTGGCGAGACCCTTCGTGAGTTCGGGCAGCGAACCGGGAACGCCTGGAGCGTGGCGGAGACCGCAGTGGCCAATGGTCTCCCGGAGGACGCGCGCCTGGGGCCGGGGCAAAGGCTGAAGATCGTCCGGGCATCGACCTATAATCCGTCGTCGCGTTGA